The Prosthecobacter vanneervenii genome has a segment encoding these proteins:
- the purN gene encoding phosphoribosylglycinamide formyltransferase translates to MSADYTPATIADVRRLRDTLDQQGKKLVFTNGCFDLLHAGHVRYLEQARALGDAMVVALNSDESVRKLKGPDRPLNSENDRAEVMAALRAVDAVVVFGDERATSLIEAIQPHVYAKGGDYTVDSLNREERTALEHVRAEIRILPLVPGRSTTSTINKMLAGDGTQAAAGECGLRIAVLGSGAGSNLAAIIADPKLRAQMVVTITDQADSGFRQIAQAAGVPALYVDGGANTRRLSDAAQKEIYEHLERARVDVVVLAGFMRILKEPVISAYAGRIVNVHPSLLPKHKGANAPQMAIDAGDQETGCTVHLVTAEIDAGRILAQASVPVLAGDTAEKLHARIKVEEHKLLPQVLNEWRERGLPVRGGKGLS, encoded by the coding sequence ATGTCCGCTGACTACACACCCGCCACCATCGCCGACGTCCGGCGTTTGCGTGACACCCTGGACCAGCAGGGAAAAAAGCTGGTCTTCACCAATGGCTGCTTTGATTTGCTGCATGCTGGCCATGTGCGTTATCTCGAGCAGGCTCGCGCTCTCGGAGATGCCATGGTGGTGGCTTTGAATTCCGACGAATCTGTCCGCAAGCTCAAAGGGCCGGATCGTCCCCTCAATTCGGAAAATGACCGCGCTGAAGTCATGGCTGCCCTGCGTGCCGTGGATGCTGTTGTTGTTTTTGGAGATGAGCGTGCCACTTCGCTCATCGAAGCGATTCAACCCCACGTTTATGCCAAAGGTGGGGATTACACGGTGGATTCTCTTAACCGTGAAGAGCGTACAGCTTTGGAACACGTTCGCGCAGAGATTCGCATTCTGCCACTTGTCCCAGGACGCTCCACTACCAGCACCATCAATAAGATGCTGGCAGGAGATGGAACTCAAGCCGCCGCTGGCGAATGCGGGCTGCGCATTGCTGTGCTGGGCTCTGGCGCAGGCTCAAACCTTGCCGCCATCATCGCAGATCCAAAGCTGCGTGCGCAGATGGTTGTCACCATCACCGATCAGGCTGACTCAGGTTTCCGTCAGATCGCGCAAGCGGCCGGAGTGCCCGCCCTGTATGTGGACGGCGGTGCCAATACACGCCGCCTCAGCGATGCCGCGCAAAAGGAGATCTATGAGCACCTGGAGCGTGCTCGCGTTGACGTCGTTGTGCTGGCGGGCTTCATGCGCATTCTTAAAGAGCCGGTGATCAGCGCCTATGCCGGGCGCATTGTGAATGTGCATCCCTCGCTGCTGCCAAAGCATAAGGGCGCCAATGCGCCGCAGATGGCCATCGATGCAGGTGATCAGGAAACCGGCTGCACCGTGCATCTCGTCACTGCAGAGATTGATGCCGGACGTATTCTGGCTCAGGCCTCGGTGCCCGTGCTGGCTGGCGACACGGCCGAGAAACTGCATGCACGCATCAAGGTGGAGGAGCACAAGTTGCTGCCTCAGGTGCTCAATGAATGGCGTGAGCGCGGCCTGCCCGTGCGTGGAGGAAAGGGGTTATCATGA
- a CDS encoding ATP-dependent helicase yields the protein MSGFTGTLNAQQREAATHIHGPLLILAGAGTGKTRVLTARISYMVNEGINPKNILSVTFTNKAANEMRERIKGMVRDGLGKKVVVGTFHAFCVRLLREFAEHVGYKNNFAIYSQGEQETLIKRVLQTLLVKDETLDPSMALMRISKAKNAGEGLGDPKENLDAAVMEKYMDEMRGLNVMDFDDLIILGVKLLEENAQVRATVQSRHHYVMVDEFQDTNSLQMRLLRALVPAPYNVCVVGDDDQSIYGWRGAEITNITEFENFFPNPHVVKLEENYRSTTPILHTANSLIKNNAGRRPKSLWSRNHGNDLVRLIVTEDEKEEADMIAKEVETAHFANKQPLEEFAVLFRTNEQSRVLEQAFRQRKIAYRVVGARSFFDRREVKDLVSYLSVLHNPHDDMALLRILNTPTRGIGSATAELARERSMEKHHSIWVALCDEDFLRQIPEKGRNAIRNFTALITKYSGPANTPGTQLVDMTQALILEVGYMDYLKKAAKEPDDFTGWENGVNELLKSMANHAERDRASGLAGFLDEVCLNDDREEKDDIEKKKGVCLITMHASKGLEFPVVFLPGMEQGILPHKRSFDEGRVDEERRLFYVGITRAKQKLTLSHTRIRMKWGKKQTSAPSTFLKELDRKYVEELDYTRHMNETTTQEENTNFFSGLRAMLADQQT from the coding sequence ATGAGCGGATTTACTGGAACACTCAATGCCCAGCAGCGCGAGGCGGCCACACACATCCACGGACCGCTGCTCATTCTCGCAGGTGCTGGCACCGGCAAGACGCGCGTGCTCACCGCGCGCATCAGCTACATGGTGAACGAGGGCATCAACCCGAAGAACATTCTGTCCGTCACCTTCACCAACAAGGCCGCCAATGAAATGCGCGAGCGTATCAAAGGCATGGTGCGCGACGGCTTGGGCAAAAAAGTTGTCGTTGGCACCTTCCACGCCTTCTGCGTCCGCCTGCTGCGTGAGTTTGCCGAGCACGTGGGCTACAAAAACAACTTCGCCATCTACAGCCAGGGAGAGCAGGAGACGCTGATCAAGCGCGTGCTTCAGACTCTCCTGGTGAAGGACGAGACGCTGGACCCCAGCATGGCGCTCATGCGCATCAGCAAGGCCAAGAACGCGGGAGAGGGGCTCGGAGATCCCAAGGAAAACCTCGATGCCGCGGTCATGGAGAAGTACATGGATGAGATGCGCGGGCTGAACGTCATGGACTTCGATGACCTCATCATCCTCGGGGTGAAGTTGCTGGAAGAAAATGCCCAGGTGCGCGCCACAGTGCAGAGCCGCCACCATTACGTGATGGTGGACGAATTCCAGGACACCAACTCCCTGCAGATGCGCCTGCTGCGCGCCCTGGTGCCTGCACCATACAACGTCTGCGTGGTGGGCGATGACGACCAGTCCATCTACGGCTGGCGTGGTGCGGAGATTACCAACATCACCGAATTCGAAAACTTCTTCCCCAATCCACACGTGGTGAAGCTGGAGGAAAACTACCGCAGCACCACGCCCATCCTGCACACGGCCAACAGCCTCATCAAAAACAACGCGGGACGTCGCCCCAAGTCTCTCTGGAGCCGCAATCACGGCAACGACCTCGTTCGCCTCATCGTCACTGAGGATGAGAAAGAGGAGGCGGATATGATCGCGAAGGAGGTGGAAACCGCGCACTTCGCCAACAAGCAGCCTCTGGAGGAGTTTGCCGTGCTCTTTCGCACCAACGAGCAGTCGCGGGTGCTGGAGCAGGCCTTCCGCCAGCGCAAGATCGCCTACCGCGTGGTGGGCGCCCGCAGCTTCTTTGACCGCCGCGAGGTGAAGGATCTCGTCAGCTACCTCAGCGTGCTGCACAATCCGCACGATGACATGGCGCTGCTGAGAATTCTAAACACGCCCACTCGCGGCATCGGCAGTGCCACCGCCGAACTGGCGCGAGAGCGCAGCATGGAGAAGCACCACAGCATCTGGGTGGCCTTGTGCGATGAGGACTTCCTGCGCCAGATCCCTGAGAAGGGCCGCAATGCCATTCGCAATTTCACTGCGCTCATCACCAAGTATTCCGGCCCTGCGAACACCCCAGGCACGCAGCTTGTGGACATGACGCAGGCCCTGATTCTTGAGGTCGGCTACATGGATTATCTCAAAAAAGCAGCCAAAGAGCCGGATGATTTCACCGGTTGGGAAAACGGCGTCAATGAGCTGCTCAAGAGCATGGCCAACCACGCGGAGAGGGATCGCGCCAGCGGCCTTGCCGGTTTCTTGGACGAGGTGTGCCTCAATGACGATCGCGAGGAGAAGGACGATATCGAAAAGAAAAAAGGCGTGTGCCTGATCACCATGCACGCGTCCAAAGGACTCGAGTTTCCCGTCGTTTTCCTGCCTGGCATGGAGCAGGGCATCCTGCCTCACAAGCGCAGCTTTGACGAAGGTCGTGTGGACGAGGAGCGCCGCCTCTTCTATGTGGGCATCACCCGGGCCAAGCAGAAGCTTACGCTCAGCCACACGCGCATCCGCATGAAGTGGGGCAAGAAACAGACCAGCGCCCCCAGCACCTTCCTGAAGGAGCTGGATCGCAAATACGTCGAAGAGCTGGACTACACACGGCACATGAACGAGACCACGACTCAGGAGGAAAACACGAACTTCTTCTCCGGGCTTCGCGCCATGCTGGCGGATCAGCAGACGTAA
- the tgt gene encoding tRNA guanosine(34) transglycosylase Tgt gives MSPSRLQFQLDAQASGSRARATTFHTLHGTIRSPLFMPVGTQATVKAQTQESLHESGSQILLANTYHLLLRPGPDVFSKLGGIHKFMKWPGSVLTDSGGYQIFSLPHSREMTEKGAVFQSYVDGQRILLSPELSIQTQRAIGSDIMMVLDQCIPSTADEKAARAALQITQRWAVRSLAAREDSPQSMFGIVQGALYPQLRRESAEGLMQLDFDGFAIGGLAVGEEKQEREDVCELTAALLPADRPRYLMGVGTPLDVLEAVHRGVDMFDCIIPTQVAKRGTAFTSRGIVELRRSVYKFSEAPLDPACTCPVCSTHTRAYLHHLTKTQEPLGWTLVGQHNIHFYHQLMREVRQSILEDRFLPLYHHWREILPIEDIDHPVTHPKRTSTKVEMVGDYELCGDPPAIRHRISTRTVCTTPQLDATTESQIVQHLRQPADSPPLVVWDTHLDAAATALAVILLYEAEAAKGHVRPLHLVSFSDDLSPLRLALHHKRHFPYLRHGAADTLIRRDVWESRYCIGLKWTLVHGAAVDAQAPAADVLLPRA, from the coding sequence ATGTCCCCCTCTCGTCTCCAGTTTCAGCTCGATGCCCAGGCCTCCGGTTCTCGTGCACGTGCCACCACCTTTCATACGCTGCACGGCACCATACGCTCGCCGCTCTTCATGCCGGTGGGCACTCAGGCCACGGTGAAGGCGCAGACGCAGGAGTCGCTGCATGAGTCCGGTTCGCAGATCCTGCTGGCAAATACCTACCACCTGCTGCTTCGCCCCGGCCCGGATGTTTTCTCCAAACTCGGCGGCATTCATAAGTTCATGAAGTGGCCCGGCTCGGTTCTCACAGACTCCGGTGGCTACCAGATTTTTTCGCTGCCCCACTCGCGTGAGATGACAGAGAAGGGGGCTGTCTTCCAGAGCTACGTGGATGGTCAGCGTATCCTTCTCAGCCCTGAGCTCAGCATCCAGACTCAGCGTGCCATCGGCAGCGACATCATGATGGTGCTGGACCAGTGCATTCCTTCCACGGCAGATGAGAAAGCCGCACGCGCGGCCCTGCAGATCACTCAGCGCTGGGCGGTACGCAGTCTCGCTGCACGTGAGGACTCGCCGCAGTCCATGTTTGGCATCGTGCAGGGGGCGCTCTATCCGCAGCTCCGCCGCGAGAGTGCCGAGGGCCTCATGCAGCTCGACTTCGACGGCTTCGCCATCGGTGGCTTGGCCGTGGGCGAGGAAAAGCAGGAGCGCGAGGACGTCTGCGAGCTCACCGCTGCCCTGCTGCCCGCAGACCGCCCGCGCTACCTCATGGGGGTGGGCACACCACTGGACGTGCTGGAGGCCGTGCACCGTGGCGTGGACATGTTTGACTGCATCATTCCCACGCAGGTGGCCAAGCGCGGCACCGCCTTTACCTCCCGCGGCATTGTGGAGCTGCGTCGCTCCGTGTACAAATTTAGCGAGGCACCTCTGGACCCCGCCTGCACCTGCCCGGTGTGCTCTACGCACACCCGCGCCTACCTGCACCATCTGACCAAAACTCAGGAGCCGCTCGGCTGGACGCTCGTGGGCCAGCACAATATCCACTTCTATCACCAGCTCATGCGCGAGGTGCGCCAGAGCATACTCGAGGATCGCTTCCTGCCGTTGTACCACCACTGGCGCGAGATCCTGCCCATCGAGGACATCGACCACCCCGTTACCCATCCCAAGCGCACCTCCACCAAGGTGGAAATGGTAGGAGACTACGAACTCTGCGGCGATCCACCGGCGATCCGCCACCGCATCTCGACGCGCACGGTTTGCACCACGCCGCAGCTCGATGCCACCACCGAATCCCAGATCGTGCAGCACCTGCGCCAGCCCGCCGACTCCCCGCCGCTGGTCGTGTGGGACACGCACCTGGACGCCGCCGCCACCGCCCTCGCGGTGATCCTGCTCTACGAAGCCGAAGCCGCCAAAGGCCACGTGCGCCCGCTGCATCTTGTCAGCTTCAGCGATGACCTTTCCCCGCTGCGCCTCGCCCTTCATCACAAGCGCCACTTCCCCTATCTCCGCCACGGCGCCGCAGACACCCTCATCCGCCGCGATGTCTGGGAATCCCGCTACTGCATCGGGCTGAAGTGGACGCTGGTGCACGGCGCTGCTGTGGATGCACAAGCTCCTGCCGCAGACGTCTTGTTGCCGCGGGCATGA
- a CDS encoding DUF1232 domain-containing protein: MKLIRDLVVLGSGIVSALYLLNMGFGIVEIIPDNTPIFGNLDEAAATALLINCLAYFGVDLGHLFKRKDASTKPAPKTHDIDVEKM; encoded by the coding sequence ATGAAACTGATTCGTGATCTTGTGGTGCTCGGCTCGGGCATCGTCTCCGCCCTTTACCTGCTGAACATGGGTTTTGGCATTGTGGAGATCATTCCCGACAACACGCCCATCTTTGGCAATCTGGATGAGGCGGCGGCCACGGCGCTGCTGATCAACTGCCTTGCCTATTTTGGCGTGGATCTGGGGCATTTGTTCAAGCGCAAGGACGCGAGCACAAAGCCTGCCCCTAAGACACATGACATTGACGTGGAGAAGATGTAA
- a CDS encoding HesB/IscA family protein, translating to MKLDKVYGGERSLYSHTRLLPWTPDGDLQSPCFSAIWLLLPFVLPRMISLTSSAIDHLKSLIAEKQAAPGTGLRLSVEKGGCAGFQYVMALDQSREGDAVHEQEGVSVIIGPDSIGFLRGCEIDYVDSLADSGFKLNNPNAARSCGCGTSFEPQPTEK from the coding sequence ATGAAATTGGATAAAGTGTATGGCGGGGAGCGTAGCCTCTATAGTCATACAAGATTGTTACCTTGGACGCCTGATGGGGATTTGCAATCTCCGTGCTTCTCGGCCATCTGGCTGCTTCTTCCTTTTGTTCTGCCTCGCATGATTTCCCTGACCTCCAGCGCCATCGACCATCTGAAGTCCCTTATCGCCGAAAAACAGGCTGCGCCCGGCACCGGGTTGCGCCTCAGCGTAGAGAAGGGAGGCTGCGCGGGCTTCCAATATGTGATGGCGCTAGACCAGTCTCGGGAAGGGGATGCCGTGCACGAGCAGGAGGGGGTCTCTGTCATCATTGGGCCAGACAGCATCGGTTTCCTGCGCGGCTGCGAAATCGATTACGTGGACTCTCTTGCGGATTCCGGTTTCAAGCTCAACAACCCCAATGCAGCCCGCAGTTGTGGCTGCGGCACCTCTTTTGAACCGCAGCCGACAGAAAAGTAA
- a CDS encoding phosphoribosylaminoimidazolesuccinocarboxamide synthase: MSHPAPAPTHLDLSKLGQPVYRGSVQNLYAVPDHPGFVVCETTPAGSVFDVGSIFNIEGNDLNRAIFRHAMYSRLGQPETWQRVKAAIENTPMDAAWRKELLTGPLELMLERGAATHHIGMVDAVTGEIVRSGLPANPSCYNVVRRFPVMHPPQRTLLGTHVFDYAQFHQSATYVVPLEYIVRFGVTSGSSILKKYQSLSESAKRSYEQELGLSKPMGVWEMLERPIYDLTSKYEPEDRAVSKQEALMMSGLSSDDFLHTVKLAILGGWAVRELLESAGLLLWDLKWEFAVDREELLFVDTIDADSFRGTTFLDVDGRKLVIHYNKQAMRDYYRIVHPEWYAGINEAKAQAQKAGVPFKQVLKAGQAEGKWPQTPVVDIEFLDLQARKTALIREHVAAERDAAAIRSDLEATGQAEVEFYRQRGLLPALLQANAVG; encoded by the coding sequence ATGTCCCATCCCGCCCCAGCGCCCACACATCTTGACCTCTCCAAGCTCGGTCAGCCCGTCTATCGCGGCTCCGTGCAGAATCTCTACGCCGTCCCGGATCACCCGGGCTTCGTCGTCTGTGAAACCACCCCCGCAGGCTCCGTCTTCGACGTCGGGTCTATTTTCAACATCGAGGGAAATGACCTCAATCGCGCCATTTTCCGGCACGCCATGTATTCCCGCCTTGGCCAGCCGGAGACCTGGCAGCGCGTCAAGGCCGCCATTGAGAACACCCCCATGGACGCCGCCTGGCGCAAAGAACTGCTGACCGGCCCCCTGGAGCTCATGCTGGAGCGCGGCGCGGCAACGCACCACATCGGCATGGTGGACGCTGTCACCGGAGAGATCGTGCGTTCCGGCCTGCCGGCCAATCCCAGCTGTTACAATGTGGTGCGCCGCTTTCCCGTGATGCATCCGCCGCAGCGTACACTGCTGGGCACACATGTTTTTGACTACGCTCAGTTCCACCAGAGTGCCACGTACGTGGTGCCGCTGGAGTACATCGTGCGTTTCGGCGTCACCAGTGGTTCCTCCATTCTGAAAAAGTATCAGAGCTTGAGCGAATCCGCCAAGCGCAGCTATGAGCAGGAGCTGGGCCTCTCCAAGCCCATGGGCGTGTGGGAGATGCTGGAGCGTCCCATCTATGACCTCACCAGCAAGTATGAGCCCGAAGACCGCGCCGTGAGCAAGCAGGAGGCCCTCATGATGTCCGGCCTCAGCAGCGATGACTTCCTTCACACCGTTAAACTTGCCATCTTGGGCGGCTGGGCCGTGCGTGAGCTCCTGGAAAGCGCAGGTCTTCTGCTCTGGGATCTAAAGTGGGAGTTTGCCGTGGACCGCGAGGAATTGCTCTTTGTGGACACCATCGACGCCGACTCCTTCCGTGGCACCACTTTCCTCGATGTGGACGGTCGCAAGCTCGTCATTCACTACAACAAGCAGGCCATGCGCGACTACTACCGCATCGTGCATCCCGAGTGGTATGCTGGCATCAATGAGGCCAAGGCTCAGGCGCAGAAAGCTGGTGTGCCCTTCAAGCAGGTTCTGAAAGCGGGACAGGCCGAAGGTAAATGGCCTCAAACTCCTGTGGTGGACATCGAATTCCTCGATCTCCAGGCACGCAAGACCGCTCTCATCCGCGAACACGTCGCTGCCGAGCGCGATGCAGCTGCCATCCGCAGCGACCTTGAAGCCACCGGACAGGCGGAGGTGGAATTCTACCGTCAGCGTGGCTTGCTGCCCGCTTTGTTGCAGGCAAATGCCGTGGGTTGA
- the panB gene encoding 3-methyl-2-oxobutanoate hydroxymethyltransferase has product MLTSLSELPQRKIQGPKLAVLTAYDYPTARMLDEAGVDLLLVGDSLGMVVLGLPDTTGVTMDMMVHHTTAVCRGVSRAPVIADLPYASYATPEIAVANARRLMECGAACVKLEGGVSMIPQVRAIIAAGIPFVGHIGMLPQSVREEGGYKKKGKTAESIDHLIADALALDEAGAAAIVLESIVPEVAAKITGLIKASTIGIGAGTETDGQVLVTPDLLGSFPWFRPPFAKARADVAGETLRAVREYMAEVQS; this is encoded by the coding sequence ATGCTGACCTCCCTTTCCGAACTCCCTCAACGCAAAATTCAGGGGCCAAAACTGGCCGTTTTGACCGCCTATGACTATCCCACCGCCCGCATGCTGGACGAGGCAGGGGTGGATCTCCTGCTGGTGGGAGACTCCCTGGGCATGGTGGTGCTGGGCCTGCCTGACACCACGGGTGTGACGATGGACATGATGGTGCACCACACCACCGCAGTCTGCCGAGGCGTCAGCCGTGCACCTGTCATAGCTGACCTCCCCTATGCCAGCTACGCAACCCCTGAGATCGCCGTGGCCAATGCGCGGCGCCTCATGGAATGCGGTGCCGCGTGCGTAAAACTCGAAGGCGGCGTGAGCATGATCCCCCAGGTGCGCGCGATCATCGCCGCAGGCATTCCCTTCGTGGGCCATATCGGCATGCTGCCCCAGAGTGTGCGAGAAGAAGGCGGCTACAAAAAGAAGGGCAAGACTGCTGAATCCATCGACCACCTCATCGCGGATGCCCTGGCACTGGATGAGGCTGGCGCAGCAGCGATTGTGCTGGAAAGCATCGTCCCTGAGGTGGCTGCAAAGATCACCGGCCTCATCAAGGCCAGCACGATTGGCATTGGTGCCGGCACTGAAACCGACGGGCAGGTGCTGGTCACTCCTGACCTCCTAGGCAGCTTCCCTTGGTTCAGGCCTCCCTTTGCCAAAGCACGTGCTGACGTGGCAGGAGAAACGCTGCGAGCGGTGCGCGAGTACATGGCTGAAGTACAGAGCTGA
- a CDS encoding MFS transporter, which yields MSSSSPDTSSQTAALDRARSKAYWHLLPLLFVSYMIAYVDRQNVAVAKLTMTKDLQGFDNAVIGFGAGIFYIGYVLLEIPGTLMVERWSARKWICRIMITWGMMAGLTAAVTTPWQFYTVRFLLGLAEAGFFPGVIVYLTHWFPSRDRARALAIFLVAAPLAQIVSPFISFRLLQIGSDAAHPVLLGLVGWQWVYVFWALPAVVLGAIVFYKLVDRPGQAAWLTAEEKAALESELERESGQASKGRRMTVLEALSHPKVLLLALAYFCMTTGSIGMELFMTSILNDWYHPGPDTLKWLITLPPIAALVGQLVAGWSSDRFKERRWHAVVPIVMGSAAMGLLPQTQGSMVMTVLCFMAAFTGFKSYMPAFWALPSMFLTATAAAGSIGLINSLGNLGGAFGSTLLGTVEKMTGSYVGALYYMCCSALVSATIIFFFGMGRKGEDSAR from the coding sequence ATGTCATCCAGTTCACCGGACACCTCCTCTCAGACTGCGGCGCTAGACCGCGCACGCAGCAAAGCCTACTGGCACCTGCTGCCGCTGCTGTTTGTCAGCTATATGATCGCTTACGTGGACCGGCAAAATGTGGCGGTGGCCAAGCTGACGATGACCAAGGATCTGCAGGGCTTTGACAATGCGGTCATCGGCTTTGGCGCAGGCATCTTTTACATCGGCTATGTGCTGCTGGAAATCCCCGGCACCCTGATGGTGGAGCGCTGGAGCGCACGGAAGTGGATTTGTCGCATCATGATCACCTGGGGCATGATGGCAGGTCTGACGGCGGCGGTGACGACTCCCTGGCAATTTTACACCGTGCGCTTTCTTTTGGGACTGGCGGAGGCGGGGTTTTTCCCCGGAGTGATCGTGTACCTGACTCACTGGTTTCCCAGCCGCGATCGTGCACGGGCGCTGGCTATCTTTTTGGTGGCGGCACCGCTGGCGCAGATCGTGAGCCCGTTCATCTCCTTCCGGTTGCTGCAGATCGGTTCAGATGCCGCGCACCCCGTTCTCCTGGGCTTGGTAGGCTGGCAATGGGTGTATGTCTTCTGGGCCCTGCCTGCGGTGGTGCTGGGAGCCATCGTCTTTTACAAGCTGGTGGACCGCCCCGGGCAGGCCGCCTGGCTTACGGCAGAGGAGAAGGCGGCGTTGGAGTCTGAGCTGGAGCGTGAGAGCGGTCAGGCCAGCAAAGGCAGGCGCATGACGGTTCTGGAGGCTCTCAGCCATCCCAAGGTGCTCCTGTTGGCACTGGCGTATTTTTGCATGACCACCGGCAGTATTGGCATGGAGCTTTTCATGACCAGCATTCTCAATGACTGGTATCATCCGGGTCCGGATACTTTGAAGTGGCTCATCACCCTGCCGCCTATAGCGGCGTTGGTGGGCCAGCTCGTGGCGGGCTGGAGCTCGGACCGTTTCAAAGAGCGCCGCTGGCATGCAGTGGTGCCGATTGTCATGGGCTCGGCCGCCATGGGCCTCCTGCCGCAGACGCAGGGCAGCATGGTGATGACGGTGCTGTGCTTCATGGCCGCCTTTACCGGGTTCAAGAGCTACATGCCGGCCTTCTGGGCTTTGCCGAGCATGTTCCTCACCGCGACTGCGGCGGCTGGCAGCATCGGCCTCATCAACTCCCTCGGAAATCTCGGCGGTGCCTTTGGCTCCACACTGCTGGGCACCGTGGAGAAAATGACCGGCTCCTATGTGGGAGCCCTTTATTACATGTGCTGTTCCGCACTCGTATCTGCCACCATCATCTTCTTCTTTGGCATGGGGCGGAAGGGAGAAGACTCCGCCCGCTGA
- a CDS encoding glutamine--tRNA ligase/YqeY domain fusion protein yields the protein MSEAAAPSPASLDFIREMIAADLAAGRNGGQVVTRFPPEPNGYLHIGHAKSICLNFGLAQEHAPNARCHLRFDDTNPTKEEVEYVDSIMADVKWLGFDWGTNLYYASDYFEKLYAFAEQLITKGLAYVDDQTHEEMRANRGTLTSPGTRSAGADRSVEENLDLFRRMRKGEFKEGQCVLRAKIDMASPNMNMRDPVIYRILHAHHHRTGDAWCIYPMYDYAHPLSDALESITHSLCTLEFEHHRPLYEWLINNVDGLPGAPYQREFARLNLTYTVMSKRKLLRLVKDNLVSGWDDPRMPTISGMRRRGITAAAIRSFCKTIGLTKFNSLTEIALLEHAIREDLNKVALRAYGVLRPIKVVITNYPKDQIEYFEAPNHPEDAAAGTRQVPLCRELYIESDDFMEVPVDGFHRLKPGGEVRLKFAFCIICQEVIKDAAGNIVELRCTYDDATRHGKKPEGRTKPKGIIHWVSARHAIDATVRLYDRLFTVETPDADAGEDGDFAQFLNPASLEVITNAKLEPSLKEAAPGSLWQFERVAYFYADPIDSKPGAPVFNRTVTLKDGWGKK from the coding sequence ATGTCCGAAGCCGCAGCCCCCTCCCCCGCCTCCCTCGATTTCATCCGTGAAATGATCGCCGCCGATCTTGCCGCTGGTCGGAACGGCGGCCAGGTCGTGACCCGTTTCCCGCCGGAGCCCAACGGCTATCTGCACATCGGCCACGCCAAGAGCATCTGCCTGAACTTTGGCCTGGCCCAGGAACACGCTCCGAACGCGCGCTGCCACCTGCGCTTTGACGACACCAACCCCACCAAGGAAGAAGTGGAGTACGTGGACAGCATCATGGCTGATGTGAAGTGGCTGGGCTTTGACTGGGGCACGAACCTGTACTACGCCAGCGACTACTTTGAAAAACTCTACGCCTTTGCCGAACAGCTCATCACGAAAGGTCTCGCCTATGTGGATGACCAGACGCACGAGGAGATGCGCGCCAACCGCGGCACGCTGACCTCTCCGGGCACACGCAGTGCAGGTGCGGACCGCAGCGTGGAAGAAAATCTAGACCTCTTCCGCCGCATGCGGAAAGGTGAATTTAAGGAAGGACAGTGCGTGCTGCGTGCCAAGATCGACATGGCATCGCCGAACATGAACATGCGCGATCCGGTGATCTACCGCATCCTGCATGCGCACCATCACCGCACGGGAGACGCGTGGTGCATCTACCCGATGTACGACTACGCACACCCGCTGAGCGATGCGCTGGAGAGCATCACCCACAGCCTGTGCACGCTGGAGTTTGAGCACCACCGCCCGCTGTACGAATGGCTGATCAACAACGTGGACGGCCTGCCCGGCGCGCCCTACCAGCGTGAGTTTGCCCGCCTAAACCTGACCTACACCGTGATGAGCAAGCGTAAGCTGCTGCGTCTGGTGAAGGACAATCTGGTGAGCGGCTGGGATGACCCGCGCATGCCCACCATCAGCGGCATGCGCCGCCGTGGCATCACCGCCGCCGCCATCCGCAGCTTCTGCAAGACGATCGGCCTGACGAAGTTCAACTCGCTCACCGAGATCGCCCTGCTGGAACATGCCATCCGCGAAGACCTGAACAAGGTGGCCCTGCGCGCCTATGGTGTGCTGCGTCCGATCAAGGTAGTGATCACCAACTACCCTAAGGACCAGATCGAATACTTTGAAGCGCCGAACCACCCTGAAGATGCCGCCGCTGGCACACGCCAGGTACCGCTGTGCCGCGAGCTCTACATCGAGTCAGACGACTTCATGGAGGTGCCTGTGGACGGATTCCACCGTCTGAAGCCCGGTGGCGAGGTGCGCCTGAAATTCGCCTTCTGCATCATCTGCCAGGAGGTGATCAAGGACGCCGCAGGCAATATCGTGGAACTGCGCTGCACCTACGACGACGCCACCCGACACGGCAAGAAGCCCGAAGGCCGCACCAAACCCAAGGGCATCATCCACTGGGTCAGCGCCCGCCATGCCATCGATGCCACTGTGCGTCTGTACGACCGCCTCTTCACCGTAGAGACGCCAGATGCGGATGCGGGTGAGGACGGCGACTTTGCGCAGTTCCTGAATCCGGCCTCTCTGGAAGTCATCACCAATGCCAAGCTGGAACCCTCGCTCAAAGAAGCCGCTCCCGGAAGCCTCTGGCAGTTTGAGCGCGTGGCGTATTTCTATGCGGACCCGATTGATTCCAAGCCCGGAGCGCCCGTGTTTAACCGTACGGTGACGCTGAAGGACGGGTGGGGGAAGAAGTGA